The Drosophila mauritiana strain mau12 chromosome 2R, ASM438214v1, whole genome shotgun sequence genome has a segment encoding these proteins:
- the LOC117136781 gene encoding TAR DNA-binding protein 43, whose translation MDFVQVSEEEGDEPIELPAEEDGTLLLSTLQAQFPGSCGLKYRNLDTKAVRGVRSNEGRLFPPSVESGWGEYAYFCVFPKENKRKSDDNLENSTAKTKRIETRLRCTDLIVLGLPWKTTEESLREYFETYGEVLMAQIKKDTKSGQSKGFGFVRFGSYDAQMRVLTNRHLIDGRWCEVKVPNSKGMGHQVPCKVFVGRCTEDINSDDLREYFSKFGEVTDVFIPRPFRAFSFVTFLDPDVAQSLCGEDHIIKGVSVHVSNAAPKAEQNRNQQVQSYNYNSANSFGMHSYHPQGNHMNPGRNGHHRGNNQHNAHGGENAIVPNNHNIGTAGYGMGGNNYGGNSGGGYHNNGGNHSSGGNANRQDGGSQYNSRQSNFHGMNQPHNGNVGGSNGWMNRGHLDMPNLQALGINSQGSSSSNQGQNMSNQSMLNLNSLPINPALVAAALNQWSLVGNQLQNQNQDQQGGNFLSWMAQNGGHNNANNFGGRKGPNNPNNNPVANGIKTDNSESQNGNTGWSNQSSGSQNTAEKSNFL comes from the exons ATGGATTTCGTCCAAGTGTCGGAGGAGGAGGGCGACGAGCCCATCGAGCTGCCGGCTGAGGAGGATGGCACTCTGCTGCTGTCCACACTGCAGGCGCAGTTCCCTGGATCCTGCGGTCTGAAGTACCGCAACCTGGACACGAAGGCTGTGCGCGGAGTTCGCTCCAACGAGGGCAGACTGTTTCCGCCCAGCGTGGAGTCCGGCTGGGGCGAGTACGCCTACTTTTGCGTCTTCCCCAAGG AGAACAAGCGCAAGAGCGACGATAACTTGGAGAACTCAACTGCCAAGACCAAGCGCATCGAGACCCGTCTGCGCTGCACTGATCTCATCGTGCTCGGCTTGCCGTGGAAGACCACCGAGGAGAGCTTGCGTGAGTACTTCGAGACCTACGGCGAGGTGCTGATGGCCCAGATCAAGAAGGACACCAAGTCGGGCCAGTCCAAGGGCTTCGGGTTCGTGCGCTTCGGCTCTTACGATGCCCAGATGCGCGTGCTCACCAATCGCCATCTGATCGACGGTCGCTGGTGCGAGGTTAAGGTGCCCAACTCGAAG GGCATGGGCCACCAGGTGCCTTGCAAGGTGTTCGTGGGCCGCTGCACCGAGGACATAAACTCGGACGACTTGCGCGAGTATTTCTCCAAGTTTGGCGAGGTCACTGATGTGTTCATTCCCCGGCCCTTCAGGGCCTTTAGCTTTGTAACCTTCCTCGACCCCGACGTGGCACAGTCCCTGTGCGGAGAGGATCACATTATCAAGG GCGTTTCGGTCCATGTGTCGAATGCTGCCCCAAAGGCCGAGCAGAACAGAAACCAGCAGGTCCAGAGCTACAACTACAACTCTGCCAACAGCTTTGGCATGCACTCATACCACCCACAGGGTAACCACATGAATCCCGGCCGCAACGGACACCACCGAGGTAATAACCAACACAATGCTCACGGCGGTGAGAACGCAATTGTGCCCAATAATCACAACATTGGCACCGCCGGCTACGGCATGGGTGGCAACAATTACGGCGGGAACTCGGGCGGGGGCTACCACAACAATGGCGGCAATCACTCCAGTGGCGGGAACGCGAACCGCCAGGACGGCGGCAGCCAGTACAACAGTCGCCAGTCGAATTTTCACGGGATGAACCAGCCGCATAACGGCAACGTGGGCGGCAGCAACGGCTGGATGAACCGTGGCCACCTGGACATGCCCAACCTGCAGGCGCTGGGCATCAACTCGCAGGGCTCGAGCTCCTCCAACCAGGGCCAGAACATGAGCAACCAGTCAATGCTCAATCTAAACTCATTGCCCATCAATCCCGCACTGGTCGCTGCCGCCTTGAACCAGTGGAGCCTGGTCGGCAACCAGCTGCAGAACCAAAACCAGGACCAGCAG GGCGGCAATTTTCTATCCTGGATGGCTCAGAACGGGGGCCACAACAACGCGAACAACTTTGGTGGACGGAAGGGGCCGAATAACCCGAACAACAATCCGGTCGCCAACGGAATAAAGACCGACAACTCGGAGTCACAG AATGGGAACACCGGTTGGTCGAACCAGAGCAGCGGATCTCAAAACACCGCGGAGAAGTCAAACTTTCTTTAA
- the LOC117136438 gene encoding partner of Y14 and mago: MSTYLQSSEGKFIPATKRPDGTWRKARRVKDGYVPQEEVPLYESKGKQFVAQRQAGVPPGMCPLVAAESKKEREKQERTRAKKQEKESGRQPKAPAPGVLVMPPSTCPPPKVSQQQQQQPSGSRDINSISKAMEDTLKLDAPQEVVDPAKQLKKLRKKIREIEQIESRIQAGEQKKLDKDQLDKVKKKSEILRQIKDLESTPRS, encoded by the coding sequence ATGAGCACGTACCTACAGAGCAGCGAGGGCAAGTTCATCCCGGCCACCAAGCGGCCGGATGGCACCTGGCGCAAGGCGCGGCGCGTCAAGGACGGCTACGTGCCGCAGGAGGAGGTGCCGCTCTACGAGAGCAAGGGCAAGCAGTTCGTGGCGCAGCGCCAGGCCGGAGTGCCGCCTGGCATGTGTCCCCTGGTGGCCGCCGAGTCCAAGAAGGAGCGTGAGAAGCAGGAGCGCACCAGGGCCAAGAAGCAGGAGAAGGAATCCGGCAGGCAGCCAAAGGCGCCTGCGCCCGGCGTCCTGGTTATGCCGCCCAGCACGTGTCCGCCACCCAAAGTcagtcagcagcagcaacagcagccctCTGGCAGCCGGGACATCAACTCGATATCCAAGGCGATGGAGGACACCCTGAAACTGGACGCCCCCCAGGAGGTGGTGGACCCTGCCAAGCAGTTGAAGAAGCTGCGCAAGAAAATCCGGGAAATCGAACAGATCGAGAGCAGGATCCAGGCCGGCGAGCAGAAGAAGCTGGACAAGGACCAGCTGGACAAGGTGAAAAAGAAGTCGGAGATCCTGCGCCAGATAAAGGACTTGGAGAGCACGCCGCGCTCATAG
- the LOC117136583 gene encoding U4/U6.U5 small nuclear ribonucleoprotein 27 kDa protein: MGRSRSPASPAHRRREKERSERKKRRERRSREREAIGVAPAGGSGSGGAGRRDRERDRDRSRSRDRERERERDRARSRRSRSRSRVAGGGGGGGSSGGNSSSGPSTSRRTTRNNAAATAADRPKINEADLEGKSPEEVEMLKTMGFCTFDTTKNRKVEGNDVGEVHVILKRKYRQYMNRKGGFNRPLDFVA, encoded by the exons ATGGGCCGCAGCCGTAGTCCCGCCTCGCCGGCGCACAGGAGACGCGAGAAGGAGCGATCCGAGCGGAAGAAGCGCAGGGAGCGCCGTTCCCGGGAGCGGGAGGCCATCGGAGTAGCGCCCGCCGGAGGATCCGGATCTGGAGGCGCCGGTCGCCGCGACCGGGAACGGGATCGCGACCGCAGTCGCAGCCGAGATCGGGAGCGGGAACGGGAGCGCGACCGTGCGCGGAGTCGGCGATCTAG ATCGCGGTCGAGGGTcgccggaggaggaggcggcggcggaagcagcggcggcaacagcagctcCGGACCATCGACGTCGCGAAGGACGACGAGGAACAATGCGGCGGCCACAGCTGCCGACCGGCCCAAGATCAACGAGGCGGACCTGGAGGGTAAATCGCCGGAAGAGGTCGAGATGCTGAAGACAATGGGATTCTGCACGTTCGACACCACCAAGAACAGGAAGGTCGAGGGCAACGATGTCGGAGAAGTGCATGTAATCCTCAAGCGAAAGTACCGCCAGTACATGAATCGCAAGGGTGGCTTCAACCGGCCGCTCGATTTCGTGGCATAG
- the LOC117136436 gene encoding benign gonial cell neoplasm protein isoform X1, which yields MNHIIQDKYIPQQLLYFLAGRRCCQQFPCTFRTSEHEAFANNARSLGLRSQVVHVNGNSCVKVYKQACRHYLEEPKALVLSSGATLNMFTLLSRKSLMGKEDLELYADLVSMKANASNLPSLHLPLPAIRPPNLRFWTEAQLNFLTTFLGHSLSDEILQSLYANRVIIYNAALCWDKSVFLPLIILDDCRNKKSNVKIMCIERQGILATYNSQRMANFFGEQLGETVGIQLPYFSAVSSSTVIIYSTAQYFLRSLANQQLRNISHLVVNDVHLHDPYTDILLSEIRMALGSHQNLRVVLLSQMENPKKFTDFFGEGLDLNMIKQPEVAPRVSYLNDLHSCIALAGIHKSPDIYKEIPEAFRAINPRNEQMDKCLQAYGELGTDAALRPFLYAVNYDLAPVNYRHSITGKTAVHIASELNKANHLRLLLFLGADPYIVDLFQQNAISLAAMNGNHECIDVLNSYSLHGYVVKSAKPDFVDYDLIIDIMYLLRTKPEYSPGNILIILPTYYHIVKLNYMILSHCLTGSLQECSIFLLYDNMRNDYLQALVNANDETVKVVLATDIIESLCLKVPFKYQIDTACRLNNVYDITSCSGDDRFEWVAKDALLRREQILQPNKGDVQCFRLINKEAYEGLGETSPPSLQTMQLDKICLAVKLLSPNTIISEYLGTTISPPPLINVHHAVQFLKKIDVLDEAEDVTWLGCRLMDIPVSCQLGRMLIFGILLRCLDPILTIVSSLSTADPLGIPFTEDIDSLWDRFTIYIQNSIKKERTYLSDNQFSDHFIFVRLYKEWQNRMHNRTPPLYLKDEYEFVLNGLMEQLTSIRSEIVNSLRAANLIHSRGKLSMNNLNQMSCNWHMVKAALTGGMYPNIYAVDTRKSSLKSAFSGNISMHPNTVLRDFLEPLNISAQSFRTPWIVCNRQKSHIVYATLVVPLAVAMFSGHPRIRLSPICDSEMSLTDRNVNVFIDEWIWMVMSKATAEMVMRTRYYFFKMYHELLKHCGELDMWRRDSEPVSQFTLLTDTLSKIFESEDGFVGFFKPPPITFLPTPQLPSLYLLSVNANFSWAREVEENMLPKPHHLSSHFIERQFFVLYAGGNCEEFHSRYTPAFIESVLGKFVRPIATPNRNIFVILYRKDPDMMLSISRAKFVNGVFMLQEYFRNNIPVFEILDACVSLNVQTPVFDGRLMSALIDKRVGNLIMELFAFRHHWIHKR from the exons ATGAACCACATCATCCAGGACAAGTATATTCCGCAGCAACTGCTCTACTTCTTGGCGGGCCGGCGCTGCTGCCAGCAGTTCCCTTGCACATTCCGCACCAGCGAGCACGAAGCCTTCGCCAACAACGCCCGCTCCTTGGGGCTGCGATCGCAAGTGGTCCATGTCAACGGGAATAGCTGCGTGAAGGTGTACAAGCAGGCATGTCGCCACTACCTGGAGGAGCCCAAGGCGCTGGTTTTGTCCTCGGGCGCCACGCTGAACATGTTTACGCTGCTGAGCAGGAAGTCCTTGATGGGCAAGGAGGATTTGGAGCTATACGCGGACCTGGTCTCCATGAAGGCCAATGCATCGAACCTGCCGTCACTGCATCTGCCGCTGCCTGCCATACGTCCTCCTAACCTGCGCTTCTGGACGGAGGCGCAGCTGAATTTCCTGACTACTTTTCTGGGTCACTCGCTGAGCGACGAGATCTTGCAGTCATTGTACGCCAATCGGGTGATCATCTATAACGCCGCGCTCTGCTGGGACAAGTCCGTGTTCCTGCCCCTGATCATTCTGGACGACTGCCGGAACAAGAAGTCCAACGTCAAGATCATGTGCATCGAGCGGCAGGGCATTCTGGCCACCTACAACAGCCAGCGAATGGCCAACTTCTTCGGCGAGCAGCTGGGCGAGACGGTGGGCATCCAGTTGCCGTACTTCAGCGCCGTTAGCTCCAGCACTGTTATCATTTACTCGACGGCCCAGTACTTTTTGCGCTCGCTGGCCAACCAGCAGCTCCGCAACATCAGTCACCTGGTGGTGAACGATGTCCACCTGCATGATCCCTACACCGACATCCTGCTGAGCGAGATCCGCATGGCGCTAGGTAGCCATCAGAACCTGAGGGTGGTGCTGCTGTCGCAAATGGAAAACCCCAAGAAGTTCACCGACTTCTTTGGCGAGGGATTGGACCTAAATATGATTAAGCAACCGGAGGTCGCACCCCGCGTCTCCTACTTGAATGACCTGCACAGCTGCATTGCCCTGGCCGGCATCCACAAGAGTCCGGACATCTACAAGGAGATTCCGGAGGCTTTTCGCGCCATTAATCCGCGCAACGAGCAGATGGACAAGTGCCTGCAGGCCTACGGAGAGTTGGGCACGGACGCCGCCCTACGTCCCTTCCTGTACGCCGTAAACTACGACCTGGCTCCCGTAAACTACCGTCACTCGATTACCGGCAAAACGGCGGTGCACATCGCCTCCGAGCTGAACAAGGCCAATCATCTGCGCCTGCTGCTCTTCTTGGGCGCTGATCCCTACATCGTGGACCTGTTCCAGCAGAACGCCATATCCCTGGCGGCCATGAACGGCAACCACGAGTGCATCGATGTCCTGAACAGCTACAGTCTGCACGGCTATGTGGTGAAGAGTGCCAAGCCGGATTTCGTCGACTACGATCTTATCATCGACATCATGTATCTGCTGCGCACCAAACCGGAGTATTCGCCAG GCAACATCCTCATCATTTTGCCCACGTACTACCACATTGTCAAGCTGAACTACATGATCCTGAGCCACTGCCTCACTGGCAGCCTGCAGGAGTGCTCCATATTCCTGCTGTACGACAACATGAGGAATGACTACCTCCAGGCGTTGGTCAACGCCAACGATGAGACCGTGAAGGTGGTTCTGGCCACGGATATAATCGAATCGCTATGCCTGAAGGTGCCGTTCAAGTACCAAATAGACACCGCCTGCCGGCTGAACAATGTTTACGATATCACGAGCTGCAGCGGCGATGATCGCTTCGAATGGGTGGCCAAGGACGCCCTTCTACGAAGGGAGCAAATCCTTCAGCCCAATA AAGGGGATGTACAATGCTTCCGTCTGATAAACAAGGAGGCCTACGAAGGGCTTGGCGAGACCAGTCCGCCAAGCCTGCAGACTATGCAACTGGACAAGATCTGCCTGGCGGTGAAGCTACTCTCGCCCAATACGATTATAAGCGAATATCTAGGTACTACCATCTCACCGCCACCGCTGATCAACGTGCACCATGCCGTGCAGTTCCTTAAGAAAATAGACGTGCTCGATGAGGCCGAGGATGTGACCTGGCTGGGCTGCCGCCTGATGGACATCCCGGTTTCCTGCCAACTCGGCCGCATGCTGATCTTCGGCATCCTGCTGCGCTGCCTGGATCCAATTCTCACGATTGTCAGCTCTCTGTCGACGGCGGACCCGTTGGGCATTCCGTTTACCGAGGACATCGACAGCTTGTGGGACAGGTTCACCATCTACATCCAGAACAGCATCAAGAAAGAGCGGACCTACCTGTCCGACAATCAGTTTTCCGATCACTTCATCTTCGTGCGCTTGTACAAGGAGTGGCAAAACCGAATGCACAACAGGACTCCGCCGTTATACCTTAAGGATGAGTATGAATTCGTGCTGAATGGTCTGATGGAGCAGCTCACCTCCATTCGTTCCGAGATCGTGAACTCGTTGCGGGCAGCCAATTTGATCCACAGCCGAGGTAAGCTGTCCATGAACAATCTCAACCAGATGTCCTGCAATTGGCATATGGTTAAGGCGGCCCTCACGGGCGGAATGTACCCCAACATCTATGCCGTGGACACTAGGAAGAGTTCCCTAAAGTCGGCCTTCTCCGGGAACATTTCCATGCACCCGAACACCGTGCTCCGCGATTTCTTGGAGCCACTGAATATTTCGGCTCAGAGCTTCCGCACACCGTGGATTGTGTGCAACAGGCAGAAGAGCCACATTGTGTACGCCACCCTGGTCGTTCCTCTGGCTGTTGCCATGTTCTCGG GACATCCACGGATTCGCCTCTCGCCGATCTGCGACAGTGAAATGAGTTTGACCGATCGCAACGTGAACGTCTTTATAGACGAATGGATCTGGATGGTTATGTCCAAGGCTACTGCGGAGATGGTGATGCGCACGCGCTATTACTTCTTTAAAATGTACCACGAACTGCTGAAGCACTGCGGCGAGCTGGACATGTGGCGCCGCGACTCCGAGCCAGTTTCGCAATTCACCTTGCTGACTGATACGCTATCGAAGATCTTCGAGAGTGAGGATGGGTTCGTGGGCTTCTTCAAGCCTCCGCCCATAACCTTTCTACCCACTCCCCAGCTGCCATCCTTGTACCTCCTGTCCGTTAACGCCAACTTCAGTTGGGCTAGGGAAGTGGAGGAGAACATGCTGCCGAAACCCCATCATCTCAGTTCGCACTTCATCGAGAGGCAGTTCTTCGTGCTCTACGCAGGCGGCAACTGCGAGGAGTTCCACAGCAGGTACACGCCAGCCTTCATTGAAAGTGTCCTCGGCAAGTTTGTCAGGCCCATCGCTACGCCCAACCGAAACATCTTTGTGATCCTGTATAGAAAGGATCCCGATATGATGCTCAGCATTAGTCGAGCAAAATTCGTCAATGGTGTGTTTATGCTGCAGGAATACTTCCGAAACAACATTCCGGTGTTTGAAATTTT AGATGCGTGTGTGTCGTTGAATGTGCAGACACCAGTGTTTGATGGCCGCCTGATGTCGGCGCTCATTGACAAGCGTGTCGGCAACTTGATTATGGAACTGTTCGCCTTCCGCCACCACTGGATTCACAAGCGATAA
- the LOC117136436 gene encoding benign gonial cell neoplasm protein isoform X2, with product MENRCVYLCIGNILIILPTYYHIVKLNYMILSHCLTGSLQECSIFLLYDNMRNDYLQALVNANDETVKVVLATDIIESLCLKVPFKYQIDTACRLNNVYDITSCSGDDRFEWVAKDALLRREQILQPNKGDVQCFRLINKEAYEGLGETSPPSLQTMQLDKICLAVKLLSPNTIISEYLGTTISPPPLINVHHAVQFLKKIDVLDEAEDVTWLGCRLMDIPVSCQLGRMLIFGILLRCLDPILTIVSSLSTADPLGIPFTEDIDSLWDRFTIYIQNSIKKERTYLSDNQFSDHFIFVRLYKEWQNRMHNRTPPLYLKDEYEFVLNGLMEQLTSIRSEIVNSLRAANLIHSRGKLSMNNLNQMSCNWHMVKAALTGGMYPNIYAVDTRKSSLKSAFSGNISMHPNTVLRDFLEPLNISAQSFRTPWIVCNRQKSHIVYATLVVPLAVAMFSGHPRIRLSPICDSEMSLTDRNVNVFIDEWIWMVMSKATAEMVMRTRYYFFKMYHELLKHCGELDMWRRDSEPVSQFTLLTDTLSKIFESEDGFVGFFKPPPITFLPTPQLPSLYLLSVNANFSWAREVEENMLPKPHHLSSHFIERQFFVLYAGGNCEEFHSRYTPAFIESVLGKFVRPIATPNRNIFVILYRKDPDMMLSISRAKFVNGVFMLQEYFRNNIPVFEILDACVSLNVQTPVFDGRLMSALIDKRVGNLIMELFAFRHHWIHKR from the exons ATGGAGAATCGCTGCGTTTATTTATGTATAG GCAACATCCTCATCATTTTGCCCACGTACTACCACATTGTCAAGCTGAACTACATGATCCTGAGCCACTGCCTCACTGGCAGCCTGCAGGAGTGCTCCATATTCCTGCTGTACGACAACATGAGGAATGACTACCTCCAGGCGTTGGTCAACGCCAACGATGAGACCGTGAAGGTGGTTCTGGCCACGGATATAATCGAATCGCTATGCCTGAAGGTGCCGTTCAAGTACCAAATAGACACCGCCTGCCGGCTGAACAATGTTTACGATATCACGAGCTGCAGCGGCGATGATCGCTTCGAATGGGTGGCCAAGGACGCCCTTCTACGAAGGGAGCAAATCCTTCAGCCCAATA AAGGGGATGTACAATGCTTCCGTCTGATAAACAAGGAGGCCTACGAAGGGCTTGGCGAGACCAGTCCGCCAAGCCTGCAGACTATGCAACTGGACAAGATCTGCCTGGCGGTGAAGCTACTCTCGCCCAATACGATTATAAGCGAATATCTAGGTACTACCATCTCACCGCCACCGCTGATCAACGTGCACCATGCCGTGCAGTTCCTTAAGAAAATAGACGTGCTCGATGAGGCCGAGGATGTGACCTGGCTGGGCTGCCGCCTGATGGACATCCCGGTTTCCTGCCAACTCGGCCGCATGCTGATCTTCGGCATCCTGCTGCGCTGCCTGGATCCAATTCTCACGATTGTCAGCTCTCTGTCGACGGCGGACCCGTTGGGCATTCCGTTTACCGAGGACATCGACAGCTTGTGGGACAGGTTCACCATCTACATCCAGAACAGCATCAAGAAAGAGCGGACCTACCTGTCCGACAATCAGTTTTCCGATCACTTCATCTTCGTGCGCTTGTACAAGGAGTGGCAAAACCGAATGCACAACAGGACTCCGCCGTTATACCTTAAGGATGAGTATGAATTCGTGCTGAATGGTCTGATGGAGCAGCTCACCTCCATTCGTTCCGAGATCGTGAACTCGTTGCGGGCAGCCAATTTGATCCACAGCCGAGGTAAGCTGTCCATGAACAATCTCAACCAGATGTCCTGCAATTGGCATATGGTTAAGGCGGCCCTCACGGGCGGAATGTACCCCAACATCTATGCCGTGGACACTAGGAAGAGTTCCCTAAAGTCGGCCTTCTCCGGGAACATTTCCATGCACCCGAACACCGTGCTCCGCGATTTCTTGGAGCCACTGAATATTTCGGCTCAGAGCTTCCGCACACCGTGGATTGTGTGCAACAGGCAGAAGAGCCACATTGTGTACGCCACCCTGGTCGTTCCTCTGGCTGTTGCCATGTTCTCGG GACATCCACGGATTCGCCTCTCGCCGATCTGCGACAGTGAAATGAGTTTGACCGATCGCAACGTGAACGTCTTTATAGACGAATGGATCTGGATGGTTATGTCCAAGGCTACTGCGGAGATGGTGATGCGCACGCGCTATTACTTCTTTAAAATGTACCACGAACTGCTGAAGCACTGCGGCGAGCTGGACATGTGGCGCCGCGACTCCGAGCCAGTTTCGCAATTCACCTTGCTGACTGATACGCTATCGAAGATCTTCGAGAGTGAGGATGGGTTCGTGGGCTTCTTCAAGCCTCCGCCCATAACCTTTCTACCCACTCCCCAGCTGCCATCCTTGTACCTCCTGTCCGTTAACGCCAACTTCAGTTGGGCTAGGGAAGTGGAGGAGAACATGCTGCCGAAACCCCATCATCTCAGTTCGCACTTCATCGAGAGGCAGTTCTTCGTGCTCTACGCAGGCGGCAACTGCGAGGAGTTCCACAGCAGGTACACGCCAGCCTTCATTGAAAGTGTCCTCGGCAAGTTTGTCAGGCCCATCGCTACGCCCAACCGAAACATCTTTGTGATCCTGTATAGAAAGGATCCCGATATGATGCTCAGCATTAGTCGAGCAAAATTCGTCAATGGTGTGTTTATGCTGCAGGAATACTTCCGAAACAACATTCCGGTGTTTGAAATTTT AGATGCGTGTGTGTCGTTGAATGTGCAGACACCAGTGTTTGATGGCCGCCTGATGTCGGCGCTCATTGACAAGCGTGTCGGCAACTTGATTATGGAACTGTTCGCCTTCCGCCACCACTGGATTCACAAGCGATAA
- the LOC117136437 gene encoding protein 60A → MSGLRNTSEAVAVLASLGLGMVLLMFVATTPPAVEATQSGIYIDNGKDQTIMHRVLSEDDKLDVSYEILEFLGIAERPTHLSSHQLSLRKSAPKFLLDVYHRITAEEGLSDQDEDDAYEHGHRSRRSADLEEEEGEQQKNFITDLDKRAIDESDIIMTFLNKRHHNVDELRHEHGRRLWFDVSNVPNDNYLVMAELRIYQNANEGKWLTANREFTITVYAIGTGTLGQHTMEALSSVNTTGDYVGWLELNVTEGLHEWLVKSKDNHGIYIGAHAVNRPDREVKLDDIGLIHRKVDDEFQPFMIGFFRGPELIKATAHSSHHRSKRSASHPRKRKKSVSPNNVPLLEPMESTRSCQMQTLYIDFKDLGWHDWIIAPEGYGAFYCSGECNFPLNAHMNATNHAIVQTLVHLLEPKKVPKPCCAPTRLGALPVLYHLNDENVNLKKYRNMIVKSCGCH, encoded by the coding sequence ATGTCGGGACTGCGAAACACCTCGGAGGCCGTTGCAGTGCTCGCTTCCCTGGGACTCGGAATGGTTCTGCTCATGTTCGTGGCTACCACGCCGCCGGCCGTTGAGGCCACCCAGTCGGGAATTTACATAGACAACGGCAAGGACCAGACGATCATGCACCGGGTGCTGAGCGAGGACGACAAGCTGGACGTCTCGTACGAGATCCTCGAGTTCCTGGGCATCGCCGAACGGCCGACGCACCTGAGCAGCCACCAGTTATCGCTGAGGAAGTCGGCTCCCAAGTTCCTGCTGGACGTCTACCACCGCATCACGGCGGAGGAGGGTCTCAGCGATCAGGATGAGGACGACGCCTACGAACATGGCCATCGGTCTAGGAGAAGCGCCGACCTCGAGGAGGAAGAGGGCGAGCAGCAGAAGAACTTCATCACCGACCTGGACAAGCGGGCCATCGACGAGAGCGACATCATCATGACCTTCCTGAACAAGCGCCACCACAACGTGGACGAACTGCGTCACGAGCACGGCCGGCGACTGTGGTTCGACGTCTCCAATGTGCCCAACGACAACTACCTGGTGATGGCCGAGCTGCGCATCTACCAGAACGCCAACGAGGGCAAGTGGCTGACCGCCAACAGGGAGTTCACCATCACGGTCTACGCCATTGGCACCGGCACGCTGGGCCAGCACACCATGGAGGCGCTGTCCTCGGTGAACACCACCGGGGACTACGTGGGCTGGTTGGAGCTCAACGTGACCGAGGGCCTGCACGAGTGGCTGGTCAAGTCGAAGGACAATCATGGCATCTACATTGGAGCACACGCTGTCAACCGACCCGACCGCGAGGTGAAACTGGACGACATTGGGCTGATCCACCGCAAGGTGGACGACGAGTTCCAGCCCTTCATGATCGGCTTCTTCCGCGGACCGGAGCTGATCAAGGCGACGGCCCATAGCAGCCACCACAGGAGCAAGCGAAGCGCCAGCCATCCCCGCAAGCGCAAGAAGTCGGTGTCGCCCAACAACGTGCCGCTGCTGGAACCCATGGAGAGCACGCGCAGCTGCCAGATGCAGACCCTGTACATAGACTTCAAGGATCTGGGCTGGCACGACTGGATCATCGCCCCAGAGGGCTACGGCGCCTTCTACTGCAGCGGCGAGTGCAATTTCCCGCTCAACGCGCACATGAACGCCACGAACCATGCGATCGTCCAGACCCTGGTCCACCTGCTGGAGCCCAAGAAGGTGCCCAAGCCCTGCTGCGCTCCGACCAGGCTGGGAGCACTACCCGTTCTGTATCACCTGAACGACGAGAATGTGAACCTGAAAAAGTATAGAAACATGATTGTGAAATCCTGCGGGTGCCATTGA
- the LOC117136582 gene encoding eukaryotic translation initiation factor 6, which translates to MALRVQFENNDDIGVFTKLTNTYCLVAIGGSETFYSAFEAELAETIPVVHANVGGCRIIGRLTVGNRNGLLVPNSTTDEELQHLRNSLPDAVKIYRVEERLSALGNVIACNDYVALVHPDLDKETEEIIADVLKVEVFRQTIADNSLVGSYAVLSNQGGMVHPKTSIQDQDELSSLLQVPLVAGTVNRGSEVLAAGMVVNDWISFVGMNTTATEISVIESVFKLNQAQPATVTTKLRAALIEDMS; encoded by the coding sequence ATGGCTCTACGCGTTCAATTCGAGAACAACGACGATATCGGCGTCTTCACCAAACTAACCAACACATACTGCCTGGTGGCCATCGGCGGATCCGAGACCTTCTACAGCGCCTTCGAGGCGGAGCTGGCCGAGACCATCCCGGTGGTGCACGCGAATGTGGGCGGCTGCCGGATCATCGGCCGCCTCACCGTGGGCAACCGCAACGGCCTGCTGGTGCCCAACTCCACCACCGACGAGGAGCTGCAGCACCTGCGTAACAGCCTGCCGGACGCCGTGAAGATTTATCGTGTGGAGGAGCGCCTGTCCGCGTTGGGCAACGTTATCGCCTGCAATGACTATGTAGCCCTGGTGCACCCGGATCTGGACAAGGAGACCGAGGAAATCATTGCAGATGTGCTCAAGGTGGAGGTCTTCCGCCAGACCATCGCCGACAACTCACTGGTGGGCTCTTACGCCGTGCTGAGCAACCAGGGTGGCATGGTGCATCCCAAGACGAGCATTCAGGACCAGGACGAGCTGTCGTCCCTGCTGCAGGTTCCCCTCGTGGCCGGAACAGTGAACCGGGGCAGCGAAGTGCTCGCCGCCGGCATGGTGGTCAACGACTGGATCTCCTTCGTGGGCATGAACACCACGGCCACAGAGATCTCGGTGATCGAGAGCGTCTTCAAGCTAAACCAGGCACAGCCCGCCACAGTAACGACCAAGCTGCGTGCGGCCCTCATCGAGGACATGTCCTAA